The Rhodopseudomonas palustris genome window below encodes:
- a CDS encoding GntR family transcriptional regulator produces the protein MSSASPILHYALDGDGPRSLTSAVQERIRADILATRLLPGQKLHIAGLAKQFSVSLAAVREALSRLVADGLVQAADQRGFRVSPVSLEDLADVTRSRIEIEGLMLRRSIELGDQAWFNAVEATWGTLKAFPHRFPGDDPLHYDEWAKHHNAFHLALVSGYDSPWLLRFRNLLHEQSERYRRLSIRRDSGRDPADVDIEHAAIVDAVIRRDAEAAVAALAKHFTATKDSVAISSGGFLEADRAV, from the coding sequence ATGAGCAGCGCAAGTCCGATCCTTCACTATGCGTTGGATGGCGACGGCCCGCGGAGCCTGACCTCCGCGGTCCAGGAGCGGATACGCGCCGATATTTTGGCGACCCGCCTGCTGCCGGGACAAAAGCTACACATCGCCGGCCTCGCCAAGCAGTTCTCGGTCAGCCTCGCGGCCGTCCGTGAGGCGTTGTCCCGCCTCGTCGCCGACGGGCTGGTGCAGGCCGCCGACCAACGCGGCTTCCGCGTCAGCCCGGTGTCTCTAGAGGATCTCGCCGACGTCACCCGATCGCGCATCGAGATCGAGGGATTGATGCTACGGCGATCAATCGAACTCGGCGACCAGGCTTGGTTCAATGCGGTCGAAGCCACCTGGGGGACTCTGAAGGCGTTTCCGCACCGTTTTCCGGGCGACGATCCCCTGCACTACGACGAATGGGCCAAGCACCATAACGCCTTTCACCTCGCGCTGGTGAGCGGCTATGACTCACCCTGGCTGCTGCGCTTCCGCAACCTTCTGCATGAACAAAGCGAACGCTACCGACGGCTGTCGATCCGGCGCGACTCCGGGCGCGATCCGGCCGATGTCGACATCGAGCATGCGGCCATCGTCGATGCGGTGATCAGGCGCGACGCCGAGGCGGCGGTCGCGGCTTTGGCCAAGCATTTCACCGCAACCAAGGACAGCGTCGCGATCTCCTCCGGTGGATTTCTCGAGGCTGATCGGGCGGTGTGA
- a CDS encoding ABC transporter substrate-binding protein, with protein sequence MRMTTARALLAVSLGLIGTAASAEDQPGITQTEIRIGQTMPYSGPVSAFGILGKGELAYFKMVNDRGGINGRKINLISLDDGYVPPKTVEQTRRLVESDEVSFIFSTMGTAHNTAIAKYLQSKKVPQLFVASGASKFGDISQYPLAIMGIMAPFRNEARMYARYALEKKPDATFAVIAQNDDFGRDYLAGLRDVLGERYDKAVTASMYEVTDPTIDSQIVSLKASGADALIIAATPKFAAQAIRKTFEIGWKPMRFLSNVSVWMSSVMEPAGVDAGVGIISTAYVKDPLDPAWTDDPGVKDWRAYMQKYIPDGDLRDSNYVNGYNNGMVLEHVLKAAGNDLSRDNIMKQALSIKQLELPMLLPGIKVQTAADDHLPIEQVQFMRFTGKQWERFGEVRSTE encoded by the coding sequence ATGCGCATGACGACCGCGCGGGCATTGCTCGCCGTATCCCTCGGCCTGATCGGCACCGCCGCATCAGCCGAGGACCAGCCGGGGATCACCCAGACCGAAATCCGCATCGGGCAGACCATGCCCTATAGCGGGCCGGTTTCGGCATTCGGGATTCTCGGCAAGGGCGAGCTCGCTTACTTCAAGATGGTCAACGATCGCGGTGGCATCAACGGCCGCAAGATCAACCTGATCTCACTCGACGACGGCTACGTGCCACCGAAAACGGTGGAGCAGACCAGGCGGCTGGTCGAAAGCGACGAAGTCTCGTTCATCTTCTCCACCATGGGCACCGCGCACAACACAGCAATCGCCAAATATCTGCAGAGCAAGAAGGTGCCGCAGCTATTCGTCGCTTCCGGCGCCTCCAAATTCGGCGACATCTCGCAGTACCCACTCGCCATCATGGGCATCATGGCGCCGTTCCGCAACGAAGCGAGAATGTACGCCCGCTATGCCCTGGAGAAGAAGCCGGACGCCACCTTCGCGGTGATCGCTCAGAACGACGATTTCGGGCGCGACTATCTTGCCGGACTGCGCGATGTGCTCGGCGAGCGCTACGACAAGGCGGTGACCGCGAGCATGTACGAAGTCACCGACCCGACCATCGACTCGCAGATCGTCAGCCTGAAAGCCAGCGGGGCCGACGCGCTGATCATCGCAGCAACACCGAAATTCGCCGCCCAGGCGATCCGCAAGACATTCGAGATCGGCTGGAAGCCGATGCGCTTCCTGTCCAACGTCTCGGTGTGGATGTCATCGGTGATGGAGCCGGCCGGCGTCGACGCCGGTGTCGGCATCATCTCGACCGCTTACGTCAAGGATCCGCTCGATCCTGCATGGACCGACGATCCCGGCGTAAAGGATTGGCGGGCCTACATGCAGAAGTACATTCCGGACGGCGACTTGCGCGATTCCAACTACGTCAACGGCTACAACAACGGCATGGTGCTCGAACACGTGCTGAAGGCGGCCGGCAACGATCTCAGCCGCGACAACATCATGAAGCAGGCGCTCTCGATCAAACAGCTGGAGCTGCCGATGCTGCTGCCGGGGATCAAGGTCCAGACTGCGGCCGACGACCACCTTCCGATCGAACAGGTCCAGTTCATGCGCTTCACCGGCAAGCAATGGGAACGGTTCGGAGAGGTGCGCTCAACCGAGTAA
- a CDS encoding YdcH family protein: MAIQAHLVELERKHKVLETELHNALAHPSTDDVRIAELKRRKLMVRDQIAKLKQTKTSVH, encoded by the coding sequence ATGGCAATTCAGGCGCATCTCGTCGAACTGGAACGCAAGCACAAAGTTCTGGAGACCGAATTGCACAACGCTCTCGCCCATCCTTCTACGGACGACGTGCGTATTGCCGAGCTGAAACGTCGCAAGCTCATGGTCCGGGATCAAATCGCGAAACTGAAGCAAACCAAGACCAGCGTACACTGA
- a CDS encoding YdcH family protein: MTDEDEGDLGAELAKLQQEHRDLDAAIDALHHSPAPDLLRLQRLKKRKLALRDRIAFIEDQITPDIIA; this comes from the coding sequence ATGACCGACGAAGACGAGGGCGACCTCGGTGCCGAGCTGGCTAAGCTGCAACAAGAGCACCGCGATCTCGACGCCGCGATCGATGCGCTGCACCATTCGCCTGCGCCCGATCTGTTGCGTCTGCAGCGGCTGAAGAAGCGCAAGCTGGCGCTGCGTGATCGCATCGCCTTCATCGAAGATCAGATCACGCCCGACATCATCGCTTGA
- a CDS encoding GGDEF domain-containing protein has product MKKKPIRPSSARRSVDRGTPKPAAKKRKLPTAGPRPAPATPRAQVAGGRLPADPQLKIRRLKAQLAAALAEIDVLRASAETDFLLGIANRRGFERELGRALAYIKRYGAGGALIMLDVDRLKPVNDTLGHAAGDVVLKAVTEALLRHVRASDLIGRLGGDEFALLLWNLDETDARAKALGLETAVDELAIRYGDQTIEVGISAGVAMLTPEMDAAEAFAVADQAMYARKAERRAASAAKTSAAKIKR; this is encoded by the coding sequence ATGAAAAAGAAGCCCATCCGCCCCTCGTCCGCCCGCCGCTCCGTCGACCGTGGGACCCCGAAACCTGCCGCCAAGAAGCGAAAACTGCCGACTGCCGGGCCGCGCCCGGCCCCGGCGACGCCGCGGGCGCAGGTTGCCGGGGGGCGGCTGCCGGCCGATCCGCAGCTCAAGATCCGCCGGCTGAAGGCCCAATTGGCCGCCGCTCTGGCCGAGATCGACGTGCTGCGCGCGTCCGCCGAAACCGACTTCCTGCTCGGCATCGCCAATCGCCGCGGCTTCGAGCGCGAGCTCGGCCGGGCGCTGGCCTACATCAAGCGCTACGGCGCCGGCGGTGCGCTGATCATGCTGGATGTCGACCGGCTGAAACCGGTCAATGACACCCTCGGCCATGCCGCCGGCGACGTCGTGCTGAAGGCGGTGACCGAGGCGCTGCTGCGCCACGTCCGGGCGTCCGATCTGATCGGCCGGCTCGGCGGTGACGAGTTTGCCTTGCTGTTGTGGAATCTCGACGAAACCGACGCGCGCGCCAAAGCGCTCGGCTTGGAGACGGCGGTCGACGAGCTTGCGATCCGCTATGGCGATCAAACGATCGAGGTCGGGATCTCCGCTGGCGTTGCGATGCTGACGCCGGAGATGGACGCTGCCGAAGCGTTCGCCGTTGCCGATCAGGCGATGTATGCCCGCAAGGCAGAGCGCCGCGCGGCGTCGGCTGCCAAGACGTCGGCAGCCAAGATCAAGCGATGA
- the purE gene encoding 5-(carboxyamino)imidazole ribonucleotide mutase has protein sequence MTAPVAIIMGSQSDWETMRHAADTLTALGVAHDAQIVSAHRTPDRLYTFAKGAKAAGYRIVIAGAGGAAHLPGMTAALTELPVFGVPVESKTMSGLDSLYSIVQMPAGIPVGTLAIGKAGAINAALLAASVLALTDSDLATRLAAWRKAQTDSVAARPEGAA, from the coding sequence ATGACAGCTCCCGTCGCGATCATCATGGGCAGCCAGTCGGACTGGGAGACGATGCGGCATGCCGCCGACACCCTGACCGCCCTTGGCGTCGCCCATGACGCCCAGATCGTTTCCGCGCATCGCACCCCCGACCGTCTCTATACCTTCGCCAAGGGCGCAAAGGCAGCGGGTTACCGCATTGTCATTGCCGGCGCCGGCGGGGCTGCGCATCTGCCGGGGATGACCGCGGCGCTGACGGAGCTGCCGGTGTTCGGCGTGCCGGTGGAATCCAAGACGATGTCGGGCCTGGATTCGCTGTATTCAATCGTGCAGATGCCGGCCGGCATCCCGGTCGGCACGCTGGCGATCGGCAAGGCCGGCGCGATCAACGCGGCGCTGCTCGCCGCGAGCGTGCTGGCGCTGACCGATTCCGATCTGGCGACGCGGCTGGCGGCATGGCGCAAGGCGCAGACCGATTCGGTCGCGGCCCGGCCGGAGGGCGCAGCGTGA
- a CDS encoding 5-(carboxyamino)imidazole ribonucleotide synthase, producing MSTSRREPLKPGDTIGILGGGQLGRMLVLAAARLGLKCQIFSPDPDSPAFDVVQNGTCAEYADVEALESFASDVDVITYEFENVPASAALVLAARKPVLPNQTILETTQDRLAEKDFVSKLGIGTAGYADVTSPQTLRDAVTRLGLPAVLKTRRFGYDGKGQVMLRPGDDPEAAWASLETRAAILEAFVPFEREISVIAARGADGQVVSYDVTENEHRDHILKVSKAPAAIPDAVASEARRIAKTIADALGYVGVLGVEMFVVPGADGPKVLVNEIAPRVHNSGHWTLDGASVSQFEQHIRAIAGWPLAEPVRHGAVTMTNLIGADVHDYTRWLTVPGATVHLYGKRHALPGRKMGHVTVVEPGKR from the coding sequence GTGAGCACATCCCGCCGTGAACCGCTGAAGCCCGGTGATACCATCGGCATTCTCGGCGGCGGCCAGCTCGGCCGGATGCTGGTGCTCGCCGCGGCCCGGCTCGGGCTGAAGTGCCAGATATTCTCGCCCGACCCGGATTCGCCGGCGTTCGACGTGGTGCAGAACGGCACCTGCGCCGAATACGCCGATGTCGAAGCGCTGGAATCGTTTGCTTCCGACGTCGACGTCATCACCTACGAGTTCGAGAACGTGCCCGCTTCCGCCGCGCTGGTTCTGGCGGCGCGCAAACCGGTGCTGCCGAACCAAACCATCCTGGAGACCACCCAGGACCGCTTGGCCGAGAAGGACTTCGTGTCCAAGCTCGGCATTGGCACCGCCGGCTATGCGGACGTCACCTCGCCGCAGACGCTGCGCGACGCGGTGACCCGGCTCGGTCTGCCCGCGGTGCTGAAGACCCGGCGGTTCGGCTATGACGGCAAGGGGCAGGTGATGCTGCGCCCGGGCGACGATCCGGAAGCGGCCTGGGCCAGCCTGGAGACGCGGGCTGCGATTCTGGAGGCCTTCGTGCCGTTCGAGCGCGAGATCTCGGTGATCGCTGCGCGCGGCGCCGATGGCCAGGTGGTGAGCTACGACGTCACCGAAAACGAGCACCGCGACCACATTCTCAAAGTTTCCAAGGCGCCGGCGGCGATCCCCGACGCGGTGGCGAGCGAGGCTCGCCGGATCGCCAAGACGATCGCCGATGCGCTCGGTTATGTCGGTGTGCTCGGGGTCGAGATGTTCGTGGTGCCCGGCGCGGACGGCCCGAAGGTGCTGGTCAACGAGATCGCTCCCCGGGTGCATAATTCCGGGCACTGGACGCTGGACGGCGCCTCGGTCTCGCAGTTCGAACAGCACATCCGAGCGATCGCCGGCTGGCCGCTCGCGGAGCCGGTGCGGCACGGCGCGGTGACCATGACCAACCTGATCGGCGCCGATGTTCACGACTATACCCGCTGGCTGACCGTTCCCGGGGCGACCGTGCACCTCTACGGCAAGCGCCATGCCCTGCCCGGCCGCAAGATGGGCCATGTCACGGTGGTCGAGCCGGGAAAACGCTGA
- the rpsU gene encoding 30S ribosomal protein S21 — protein MQVLVRDNNVDQALKALKKKMQREGIFREMKLRGHYEKPSEKKAREKAEAVRRARKLARKKLQREGLLPSKPKPAFGADRRPAAAAR, from the coding sequence GTGCAGGTTCTCGTTCGCGATAACAACGTCGATCAAGCCCTCAAGGCGCTGAAGAAGAAGATGCAGCGCGAGGGGATTTTCCGCGAGATGAAGCTGCGCGGACATTACGAGAAGCCGTCCGAGAAGAAGGCGCGCGAGAAGGCGGAAGCCGTACGCCGCGCCCGTAAGCTCGCCCGCAAGAAGCTGCAGCGCGAAGGCCTGCTGCCGAGCAAGCCGAAGCCGGCTTTCGGCGCGGATCGCCGTCCGGCCGCGGCGGCGCGCTAA
- a CDS encoding cupin domain-containing protein — protein MTVAAKSEIQIDNDEVRVTEWRLPPGSATGHHTHGMDYVVVPMADGEMTIVAPDGTRSLAQLKTGRSYARKAGVQHDVRNESTAEIVFLEIELKA, from the coding sequence ATGACGGTTGCGGCAAAATCCGAGATTCAGATCGACAACGACGAGGTGCGGGTTACCGAGTGGCGGCTGCCGCCGGGCTCGGCGACCGGTCACCACACCCACGGCATGGACTACGTCGTGGTCCCGATGGCCGACGGCGAGATGACCATCGTGGCGCCGGACGGGACGCGCTCGCTGGCCCAGCTCAAGACCGGCCGCTCCTACGCCCGCAAGGCCGGTGTCCAACACGATGTCCGCAACGAATCCACAGCCGAAATCGTGTTTCTCGAGATTGAGTTGAAAGCTTAA
- a CDS encoding VOC family protein, with protein sequence MFSHVMIGTNNLEAAKDFYDKLLGTLGVPPAMVDRHRIFYRTKTGTFAVSKPINGEPATAANGGTIGFVAKSPEEADAWHAAGVAAGGTTCEDPPGIRAMGDMKLYLAYLRDPDGNKLCVMHRM encoded by the coding sequence ATGTTTTCACACGTCATGATCGGCACCAACAATCTCGAAGCGGCGAAAGACTTCTACGACAAACTGCTCGGCACCCTCGGCGTGCCGCCGGCGATGGTCGATCGTCATCGCATCTTCTACCGCACCAAGACCGGCACCTTCGCGGTCAGCAAGCCGATCAATGGCGAACCGGCGACTGCCGCCAATGGCGGCACGATCGGCTTCGTGGCGAAGTCCCCGGAAGAGGCCGACGCCTGGCACGCGGCCGGCGTCGCGGCCGGCGGCACGACGTGCGAAGACCCGCCCGGCATCCGCGCGATGGGCGACATGAAGCTGTACCTCGCCTACCTGCGCGACCCCGACGGCAACAAGCTCTGCGTCATGCACCGGATGTGA
- a CDS encoding NAD(P)(+) transhydrogenase (Re/Si-specific) subunit beta: MSANLSAFLYLIAGVLFILALRGLSSPATSRQGNLMGMSGMAIAIATTLAGHPPADLLGWVLVIAGIAIGGAIGAVIAKKVPMTSMPELVAAFHSLVGMAAVLVAAGAFYAPGAFDIGEPGNIHGQSLVEMSLGVAIGALTFTGSVIAFLKLSGRMSGAPILLPARHVVNIALGVIMFAAIIYMVITQSEVAFWVITGVALLLGILIIVPIGGADMPVVISMLNSYSGWAAAGIGFTLGNSALIITGALVGSSGAILSYIMCKGMNRSFISVILGGFGGETAAAGGGGGEQRPAKLGSADDAAFIMKNASKVIIVPGYGMAVAQAQHALREMADSLKKEGVEVKYAIHPVAGRMPGHMNVLLAEANVPYDEVFELEDINSEFAQADVAFVIGANDVTNPAAEEDPSSPIYGMPVLQVWKAGTVMFIKRSLASGYAGIDNPLFYRDNTMMLLGDAKKMTENIVKAMAH, encoded by the coding sequence ATGAGCGCCAATCTTTCCGCATTTCTGTATCTGATCGCAGGCGTCCTATTCATTCTGGCGCTGCGCGGTCTGTCGTCTCCGGCCACCAGCCGTCAGGGCAACCTGATGGGCATGAGCGGCATGGCGATCGCCATTGCCACCACGCTCGCCGGCCATCCGCCGGCCGATCTGCTCGGCTGGGTGCTGGTGATCGCCGGCATCGCGATCGGCGGCGCCATTGGCGCGGTCATCGCCAAGAAGGTGCCGATGACCTCGATGCCCGAGCTGGTCGCCGCCTTCCACTCGCTGGTCGGTATGGCCGCGGTGCTGGTCGCTGCCGGTGCGTTCTATGCGCCGGGTGCGTTCGACATCGGCGAGCCGGGCAACATCCACGGCCAGAGCCTCGTTGAAATGTCGCTCGGCGTTGCCATCGGCGCGCTGACCTTCACCGGTTCGGTGATCGCGTTCCTCAAGCTGTCGGGCCGCATGAGTGGCGCGCCGATCCTGCTGCCGGCACGGCACGTGGTGAACATCGCGCTCGGCGTCATCATGTTCGCGGCGATCATCTACATGGTGATCACGCAGAGCGAGGTCGCCTTCTGGGTGATCACCGGCGTCGCGCTGCTGCTCGGCATCCTGATCATCGTCCCGATCGGCGGCGCCGACATGCCGGTGGTGATCTCGATGCTCAACTCCTACTCGGGGTGGGCCGCGGCCGGCATCGGCTTCACGCTCGGCAACTCGGCGCTGATCATCACCGGCGCGCTGGTCGGCTCCTCGGGTGCGATTCTGTCCTACATCATGTGTAAGGGCATGAACCGCTCGTTCATCTCGGTCATCCTCGGCGGCTTCGGCGGTGAAACCGCGGCGGCCGGCGGTGGCGGCGGTGAACAGCGCCCGGCCAAGCTCGGCTCGGCCGACGACGCGGCCTTCATCATGAAGAACGCCTCGAAGGTCATCATCGTGCCGGGCTACGGCATGGCGGTGGCTCAGGCTCAGCACGCGCTGCGTGAAATGGCCGACTCGCTGAAGAAGGAAGGCGTCGAGGTGAAGTACGCGATTCATCCGGTCGCCGGCCGTATGCCGGGCCACATGAACGTGCTGCTCGCTGAAGCCAACGTGCCGTACGACGAAGTGTTCGAACTTGAGGACATCAACTCGGAGTTCGCGCAGGCCGACGTCGCGTTCGTGATCGGCGCCAACGACGTCACCAACCCGGCGGCCGAAGAGGATCCGTCCTCGCCGATCTACGGCATGCCGGTGCTGCAGGTGTGGAAGGCTGGCACCGTGATGTTCATCAAGCGGTCGCTCGCCTCCGGTTACGCCGGCATCGACAACCCGCTGTTCTATCGCGACAACACCATGATGCTGCTCGGCGACGCCAAGAAGATGACCGAGAACATCGTCAAGGCGATGGCGCACTAA
- a CDS encoding proton-translocating transhydrogenase family protein has protein sequence MEHMVQAVDPFVFRLSIFVLAVFVGYFVVWSVTPALHTPLMSVTNAISSVIVVGALLAVGVSLVGSDNGPLWARGFGFVALIFACINIFGGFLVTQRMLAMYKKKQK, from the coding sequence ATGGAGCATATGGTTCAAGCGGTCGATCCGTTCGTGTTTCGGCTGTCGATTTTCGTCCTTGCCGTGTTCGTCGGCTACTTCGTGGTGTGGTCGGTGACCCCCGCGCTGCACACGCCGCTGATGTCGGTGACCAACGCGATCTCGTCGGTGATCGTGGTCGGTGCGCTGCTCGCGGTCGGCGTGTCGCTGGTCGGCAGCGACAACGGTCCGCTGTGGGCGCGCGGCTTCGGCTTCGTCGCGCTGATCTTCGCATGTATCAACATCTTCGGCGGCTTCCTTGTCACCCAGCGCATGCTGGCGATGTACAAGAAGAAGCAGAAGTGA
- a CDS encoding Re/Si-specific NAD(P)(+) transhydrogenase subunit alpha → MKIAVAKEQDPAEPRVAATPDTVKKLKALGAEVAVEPGAGLKSGLPDSDFTAAGATVSADALKDADVVFKVKRPEASELASYKRGALVLAIMDPYGNDAALKSMADAGIAAFAMELMPRITRAQVMDVLSSQANLAGYRAVIDGAETFGRAMPMMMTAAGTVPAAKVFIMGVGVAGLQAIATARRLGAIVTATDVRPATKEQVESLGAKFLAVEDEEFKNAQTAGGYAKEMSKEYQAKQAALTAEHIKKQDIVITTALIPGRPAPRLVTAEMVKSMKPGSVLVDLAVERGGNVEGAVPGQIVETNGVKIVGYTNVAGRVAASASALYARNLLSFFETLVNKEKALAVNWDDELVKATALTRDGAVVHPNFQPKSA, encoded by the coding sequence ATGAAGATTGCTGTTGCCAAAGAACAAGATCCCGCCGAGCCGCGCGTCGCGGCGACGCCCGACACGGTCAAGAAGCTGAAAGCTCTCGGCGCCGAAGTCGCGGTCGAGCCGGGCGCGGGCCTCAAGTCCGGCCTGCCGGATTCCGATTTCACTGCCGCCGGGGCCACCGTATCCGCCGACGCTCTGAAGGACGCCGATGTCGTCTTCAAGGTGAAGCGTCCGGAGGCGTCCGAACTCGCCAGCTATAAGCGCGGTGCGCTGGTGCTGGCGATCATGGACCCGTACGGCAATGACGCTGCGCTGAAGAGCATGGCGGATGCCGGCATCGCCGCCTTCGCGATGGAGCTGATGCCCCGCATCACCCGCGCCCAGGTCATGGACGTGCTGTCGAGCCAGGCCAACCTCGCCGGCTATCGCGCCGTGATCGACGGCGCCGAAACGTTCGGCCGGGCCATGCCAATGATGATGACCGCGGCCGGCACCGTGCCGGCGGCGAAGGTGTTCATCATGGGTGTCGGCGTTGCCGGTCTGCAGGCGATCGCCACCGCGCGCCGTCTCGGCGCCATCGTCACCGCGACCGACGTGCGTCCCGCCACCAAGGAGCAGGTCGAATCGCTGGGCGCCAAGTTCCTCGCCGTCGAAGACGAGGAGTTCAAGAACGCCCAGACCGCCGGCGGCTACGCCAAGGAAATGTCGAAAGAGTATCAGGCCAAGCAGGCCGCTCTGACTGCCGAACACATCAAGAAGCAGGACATCGTCATCACCACCGCGCTGATTCCGGGCCGGCCCGCGCCGCGCCTGGTCACCGCCGAGATGGTGAAGTCGATGAAGCCCGGCTCGGTGCTGGTCGACCTCGCGGTCGAACGCGGCGGCAACGTCGAGGGCGCGGTCCCCGGCCAGATCGTCGAGACCAACGGCGTCAAGATCGTCGGCTACACCAACGTCGCCGGCCGCGTCGCGGCGTCGGCTTCGGCCCTTTATGCGCGCAATCTGCTGAGCTTCTTCGAGACCCTGGTCAACAAGGAGAAGGCGCTGGCGGTGAATTGGGACGACGAACTGGTGAAGGCCACCGCGCTGACGCGCGACGGCGCCGTCGTTCATCCGAACTTCCAGCCCAAGTCGGCGTGA
- a CDS encoding aa3-type cytochrome c oxidase subunit IV: MAEHHEFAYTTADGNDYAAHEQTYEGFIKLVKYGTAAVIVIVALMGIFLT; encoded by the coding sequence ATGGCAGAGCACCACGAGTTTGCCTACACGACTGCCGATGGCAACGACTACGCCGCGCATGAGCAAACCTATGAAGGGTTCATCAAGCTGGTGAAGTACGGCACCGCCGCCGTCATCGTGATCGTCGCCCTCATGGGCATTTTCCTGACTTGA
- a CDS encoding type II toxin-antitoxin system death-on-curing family toxin: MGEPVEPSWITYEQAIAMHARQLRRFGGAPGLRDEGMLRSALERPINKWQYEHCDLPELASAYAFGLAKNHAFVDGNKRIAFMAMVVFLAKNGIVFEPAPAHATMIILALAAGEVSEASLTRWIRDNWPA, from the coding sequence ATGGGCGAGCCTGTCGAGCCGAGCTGGATCACCTACGAGCAGGCGATAGCGATGCATGCCAGACAGCTGCGCCGATTTGGCGGCGCGCCGGGGCTGCGCGACGAGGGCATGCTGCGGTCGGCGCTCGAACGTCCCATCAACAAATGGCAGTATGAGCACTGCGATCTGCCGGAGCTTGCCTCCGCCTATGCGTTCGGGCTGGCCAAGAATCACGCCTTCGTTGATGGCAACAAGCGGATCGCCTTCATGGCGATGGTCGTCTTTCTGGCCAAGAACGGCATCGTCTTCGAACCTGCTCCCGCCCATGCGACCATGATCATCCTTGCCCTCGCGGCCGGCGAAGTCAGCGAGGCTAGCCTGACGCGTTGGATCCGGGACAACTGGCCGGCCTGA
- a CDS encoding AbrB/MazE/SpoVT family DNA-binding domain-containing protein has protein sequence MKIEIKKIGNSDGLLLPKELMQRLDLKRGQELHITELPGGGFQALPYDPDFERTMAIADEVMEKYKDTLAALAK, from the coding sequence ATGAAGATCGAAATCAAGAAGATTGGGAATTCCGACGGCTTGTTGCTGCCGAAGGAACTGATGCAGCGCCTCGATCTCAAGCGTGGGCAGGAACTGCACATCACCGAATTGCCCGGCGGCGGATTCCAGGCGTTGCCGTACGACCCCGACTTCGAGCGAACGATGGCAATCGCCGACGAGGTCATGGAGAAGTACAAGGACACGCTGGCTGCCCTCGCCAAATGA